A single window of Dendropsophus ebraccatus isolate aDenEbr1 chromosome 5, aDenEbr1.pat, whole genome shotgun sequence DNA harbors:
- the HSPH1 gene encoding heat shock protein 105 kDa isoform X1 — translation MSVVGFDLGFQNCHVAIARAGGIETVANEFSDRCTPAVVSFGTKNRTIGIAAKNQLVTNATNTVSNFKKLHGRAFSDPYVQKEKKNLAYELVQTANGGVGLRVMYMEEPHIFSVAQITAMLLTKLKETAESNLKKPVTDCVISVPSFFTDAERRSVLDSAQIVGLNCLKLMSDMTAVALNYGIYKQDLPAPEEKPKIVVFADMGHSSFQISACAFNKGILKVLGTAFDPYLGGRNFDEKLVEHFCAEFKTKYKLDVKSKIRALLRLYQECEKLKKLMSSNSTDLPLNIECFMNDIDVSGRMSRSEFEALSADLLQRIDAPLRSLMEQIQLRVEDISAVEIIGGATRIPAVKERIAKFFGKDVSTTLNADEAVARGCALQCAILSPAFKVREFSVTDVVPYPISLKWSTEADEAEGFHEVFNKNHPAPFSKVLTFYRKNPFQLEAFYSDPASVPYPEARIGQFVVQNISPSKDGEKAKVKVKVRVNTHGIFSVSTASVVEKMEVDEAEEQAVESGVEAKNQGSVDAMEEDKSVQQDHPDAGPQPQVQTDEQPSSPPPPPPPPESTSEEHKVADTEKVEKKSDKPPEAKKPKMKVKNIEVPIEANFVWQLGKDLLNMYIENEGKMILQDKLEKERNDAKNAVEEYVYEYRDKLSGPYGKFINQEDLSSFSELLTETEYWLYEDGEDQPRQVYIEKLDELKKHGNPVNERYREAEERPKLFDDLGKRLQQYLKIVEEYKNQSEAYQHISATDMEKVEKCVQESMEWMNNAMNLQAKQRLDQNPAVFTSEIKAQLSALNSSCHRIVTQPKPKTESPKSDKPVNGMKHNEDHKDEKNNTVPTSQQNGDCHPNEKETIDMDLD, via the exons GGCTGTGGTGTCTTTCGGAACAAAGAACAGAACAATCGGCATTGCTGCTAAGAATCAG CTAGTCACTAATGCTACCAACACCGTATCCAATTTCAAGAAGCTCCATGGCCGAGCATTCAGTGATCCTTATGTGCAGAAGGAGAAGAAAAACTTGGCCTATGAACTGGTCCAGACAGCCAATGGAGGTGTTGGGTTGCGG GTGATGTACATGGAGGAGCCCCATATATTCAGTGTAGCGCAGATAACAGCAATGCTGTTGACAAAACTCAAAGAGACTGCAGAAAGTAACCTGAAGAAGCCCGTGACTGACTGCGTCATATCT GTTCCCTCATTCTTCACAGATGCTGAGAGGAGGTCGGTGCTGGATTCAGCTCAGATCGTTGGCTTAAACTGTCTGAAACTCATGAGCGATATGACAGCAG tCGCATTGAACTATGGCATTTATAAGCAAGATCTTCCAGCTCCGGAGGAGAAGCCCAAGATTGTAGTTTTTGCCGATATGGGGCATTCATCTTTCCAGATTTCTGCATGCGCCTTCAATAAGGGCATATTAAAG GTTTTGGGTACTGCCTTTGACCCGTACCTGGGAGGAAGGAACTTTGATGAAAAATTGGTTGAACACTTCTGTGCGGAGTTCAAAACCAAATATAAGTTGGATGTGAAGTCTAAAATCCGAGCCCTCCTGCGCCTCTATCAGGAATGTGAGAAGCTGAAGAAGCTTATGAGCAGCAATAGCACCGATCTACCGCTCAATATCGAATGCTTCATGAATGACATTGATGTGTCAGGACGCATGAGCAG GTCAGAGTTTGAAGCATTATCTGCCGACCTCTTACAAAGAATCGATGCCCCCCTGCGCTCTTTAATGGAACAGATCCAACTTCGGGTGGAGGATATCAGTGCAGTAGAAATCATTGGCGGTGCCACCCGTATACCAGCTGTAAAGGAACGCATTGCTAAGTTTTTTGGGAAGGATGTCAGCACCACATTAAATGCAGATGAAGCTGTGGCAAGAGGATGTGCACTTCAG TGTGCAATTCTCTCACCAGCCTTCAAAGTCCGAGAGTTTTCAGTCACAGATGTAGTGCCTTATCCCATCTCCCTGAAGTGGAGCACAGAGGCAGATGAGGCTGAAGG ATTTCATGAAGTCTTCAACAAGAACCATCCCGCTCCATTCTCTAAAGTCCTCACTTTCTATAGAAAGAATCCTTTCCAGCTTGAAGCCTTTTATTCTGATCCTGCAAGTGTCCCTTACCCTGAAGCCAGAATAG GCCAGTTTGTTGTACAGAATATTTCCCCTTCTAAAGATGGCGAAAAAGCTAAAGTGAAGGTTAAAGTTCGTGTAAACACTCACGGTATTTTCAGTGTTTCCACGGCTTCTGTAGTAGAGAAAATGGAGGTGGATGAAGCTGAAGAACAAGCTGTAGAAAGTGGAGTGGAAGCAAAGAACCAAGGATCTGTGGATGCGATGGAAGAGGAT aAGTCTGTCCAGCAAGATCACCCAGATGCTGGACCACAACCCCAGGTACAAACCGATGAGcaaccttcttctcctcctcctcctcctcctcctcccgagtCCACCAGTGAGGAACACAAAGTTGCTGACACTGAAAAA GTGGAAAAGAAGAGTGATAAGCCTCCCGAGGCCAAGAAGCCAAAGATGAAAGTAAAGAATATTGAGGTGCCCATAGAAGCAAACTTTGTATGGCAGCTGGGAAAAGACCTTCTCAATATGTACATTGAGAATGAG GGAAAGATGATTCTTCAAGACAAGCTAGAGAAAGAGAGGAATGATGCAAAGAATGCTGTAGAGGAATATGTTTATGAATACAGAGACAAGCTGTCCGGTCCTTATGGCAAATTCATCAACCAAGAG GACCTGAGCAGTTTTTCTGAGCTTTTGACTGAAACTGAGTACTGGTTGTATGAAGACGGAGAAGATCAGCCCAGACAGGTGTATATTGAAAAGCTGGATGAGCTTAAG AAACACGGTAATCCAGTCAATGAACGGTATAGAGAAGCAGAAGAACGCCCAAAATTGTTTGACGATCTTGGTAAAAGGTTGCAGCAATACTTAAAGATCGTAGAAGAATACAAGAACCAG AGTGAGGCGTATCAGCACATCAGCGCCACTGACATGGAGAAAGTAGAGAAATGTGTCCAGGAATCCATGGAATGGATGAATAACGCAATGAATCTTCAGGCCAAGCAGCGATTAGATCAGAACCCTGCTGTATTCACCAGTGAAATTAAAGCGCAGCTTTCT gcaTTGAACAGCAGCTGCCACCGCATAGTAACACAACCAAAACCCAAGACTGAATCGCCCAAATCTGATAAACCGGTAAATGGTATGAAACACAATGAAGACCACAAAGATGAGAAAAACAACACCGTACCTACTTCTCAGCAGAATGGAGACTGCCATCCAAATGAGAAGGAGACTATTGATATGGACTTGGATTAA
- the HSPH1 gene encoding heat shock protein 105 kDa isoform X2 produces MAVVSFGTKNRTIGIAAKNQLVTNATNTVSNFKKLHGRAFSDPYVQKEKKNLAYELVQTANGGVGLRVMYMEEPHIFSVAQITAMLLTKLKETAESNLKKPVTDCVISVPSFFTDAERRSVLDSAQIVGLNCLKLMSDMTAVALNYGIYKQDLPAPEEKPKIVVFADMGHSSFQISACAFNKGILKVLGTAFDPYLGGRNFDEKLVEHFCAEFKTKYKLDVKSKIRALLRLYQECEKLKKLMSSNSTDLPLNIECFMNDIDVSGRMSRSEFEALSADLLQRIDAPLRSLMEQIQLRVEDISAVEIIGGATRIPAVKERIAKFFGKDVSTTLNADEAVARGCALQCAILSPAFKVREFSVTDVVPYPISLKWSTEADEAEGFHEVFNKNHPAPFSKVLTFYRKNPFQLEAFYSDPASVPYPEARIGQFVVQNISPSKDGEKAKVKVKVRVNTHGIFSVSTASVVEKMEVDEAEEQAVESGVEAKNQGSVDAMEEDKSVQQDHPDAGPQPQVQTDEQPSSPPPPPPPPESTSEEHKVADTEKVEKKSDKPPEAKKPKMKVKNIEVPIEANFVWQLGKDLLNMYIENEGKMILQDKLEKERNDAKNAVEEYVYEYRDKLSGPYGKFINQEDLSSFSELLTETEYWLYEDGEDQPRQVYIEKLDELKKHGNPVNERYREAEERPKLFDDLGKRLQQYLKIVEEYKNQSEAYQHISATDMEKVEKCVQESMEWMNNAMNLQAKQRLDQNPAVFTSEIKAQLSALNSSCHRIVTQPKPKTESPKSDKPVNGMKHNEDHKDEKNNTVPTSQQNGDCHPNEKETIDMDLD; encoded by the exons GGCTGTGGTGTCTTTCGGAACAAAGAACAGAACAATCGGCATTGCTGCTAAGAATCAG CTAGTCACTAATGCTACCAACACCGTATCCAATTTCAAGAAGCTCCATGGCCGAGCATTCAGTGATCCTTATGTGCAGAAGGAGAAGAAAAACTTGGCCTATGAACTGGTCCAGACAGCCAATGGAGGTGTTGGGTTGCGG GTGATGTACATGGAGGAGCCCCATATATTCAGTGTAGCGCAGATAACAGCAATGCTGTTGACAAAACTCAAAGAGACTGCAGAAAGTAACCTGAAGAAGCCCGTGACTGACTGCGTCATATCT GTTCCCTCATTCTTCACAGATGCTGAGAGGAGGTCGGTGCTGGATTCAGCTCAGATCGTTGGCTTAAACTGTCTGAAACTCATGAGCGATATGACAGCAG tCGCATTGAACTATGGCATTTATAAGCAAGATCTTCCAGCTCCGGAGGAGAAGCCCAAGATTGTAGTTTTTGCCGATATGGGGCATTCATCTTTCCAGATTTCTGCATGCGCCTTCAATAAGGGCATATTAAAG GTTTTGGGTACTGCCTTTGACCCGTACCTGGGAGGAAGGAACTTTGATGAAAAATTGGTTGAACACTTCTGTGCGGAGTTCAAAACCAAATATAAGTTGGATGTGAAGTCTAAAATCCGAGCCCTCCTGCGCCTCTATCAGGAATGTGAGAAGCTGAAGAAGCTTATGAGCAGCAATAGCACCGATCTACCGCTCAATATCGAATGCTTCATGAATGACATTGATGTGTCAGGACGCATGAGCAG GTCAGAGTTTGAAGCATTATCTGCCGACCTCTTACAAAGAATCGATGCCCCCCTGCGCTCTTTAATGGAACAGATCCAACTTCGGGTGGAGGATATCAGTGCAGTAGAAATCATTGGCGGTGCCACCCGTATACCAGCTGTAAAGGAACGCATTGCTAAGTTTTTTGGGAAGGATGTCAGCACCACATTAAATGCAGATGAAGCTGTGGCAAGAGGATGTGCACTTCAG TGTGCAATTCTCTCACCAGCCTTCAAAGTCCGAGAGTTTTCAGTCACAGATGTAGTGCCTTATCCCATCTCCCTGAAGTGGAGCACAGAGGCAGATGAGGCTGAAGG ATTTCATGAAGTCTTCAACAAGAACCATCCCGCTCCATTCTCTAAAGTCCTCACTTTCTATAGAAAGAATCCTTTCCAGCTTGAAGCCTTTTATTCTGATCCTGCAAGTGTCCCTTACCCTGAAGCCAGAATAG GCCAGTTTGTTGTACAGAATATTTCCCCTTCTAAAGATGGCGAAAAAGCTAAAGTGAAGGTTAAAGTTCGTGTAAACACTCACGGTATTTTCAGTGTTTCCACGGCTTCTGTAGTAGAGAAAATGGAGGTGGATGAAGCTGAAGAACAAGCTGTAGAAAGTGGAGTGGAAGCAAAGAACCAAGGATCTGTGGATGCGATGGAAGAGGAT aAGTCTGTCCAGCAAGATCACCCAGATGCTGGACCACAACCCCAGGTACAAACCGATGAGcaaccttcttctcctcctcctcctcctcctcctcccgagtCCACCAGTGAGGAACACAAAGTTGCTGACACTGAAAAA GTGGAAAAGAAGAGTGATAAGCCTCCCGAGGCCAAGAAGCCAAAGATGAAAGTAAAGAATATTGAGGTGCCCATAGAAGCAAACTTTGTATGGCAGCTGGGAAAAGACCTTCTCAATATGTACATTGAGAATGAG GGAAAGATGATTCTTCAAGACAAGCTAGAGAAAGAGAGGAATGATGCAAAGAATGCTGTAGAGGAATATGTTTATGAATACAGAGACAAGCTGTCCGGTCCTTATGGCAAATTCATCAACCAAGAG GACCTGAGCAGTTTTTCTGAGCTTTTGACTGAAACTGAGTACTGGTTGTATGAAGACGGAGAAGATCAGCCCAGACAGGTGTATATTGAAAAGCTGGATGAGCTTAAG AAACACGGTAATCCAGTCAATGAACGGTATAGAGAAGCAGAAGAACGCCCAAAATTGTTTGACGATCTTGGTAAAAGGTTGCAGCAATACTTAAAGATCGTAGAAGAATACAAGAACCAG AGTGAGGCGTATCAGCACATCAGCGCCACTGACATGGAGAAAGTAGAGAAATGTGTCCAGGAATCCATGGAATGGATGAATAACGCAATGAATCTTCAGGCCAAGCAGCGATTAGATCAGAACCCTGCTGTATTCACCAGTGAAATTAAAGCGCAGCTTTCT gcaTTGAACAGCAGCTGCCACCGCATAGTAACACAACCAAAACCCAAGACTGAATCGCCCAAATCTGATAAACCGGTAAATGGTATGAAACACAATGAAGACCACAAAGATGAGAAAAACAACACCGTACCTACTTCTCAGCAGAATGGAGACTGCCATCCAAATGAGAAGGAGACTATTGATATGGACTTGGATTAA